The following proteins are encoded in a genomic region of Oncorhynchus gorbuscha isolate QuinsamMale2020 ecotype Even-year linkage group LG11, OgorEven_v1.0, whole genome shotgun sequence:
- the LOC124047701 gene encoding alpha-2B adrenergic receptor-like translates to MAAAPKVTCLSAPGVNVITNLNLSVTTGSAPYYNQTALRISPYSPEATALFAMAITLMMILTIVGNILVIIAVLTSRSLHGPQNLFLVSLAAADILVATLIIPFSLANELQGYWAFRSLWCEIYLALDVFFCTSSIAHLCAISLDRYLSISRPVSYGIQRTPARIKAAIVVVWLLSAVISFPPLLSLDKSKGGVEVCELNNERWYILYSTIGSFFAPCLIMIGVYIRIYQIAKQHTRCLPGEKPNPNKTPGNMSSNPPSNTTHPSPGPVIIPQLKPLSQPQNHKGEGGKADRQSTDAVPLKSLPVSSPSSPPPQSETQTKSQPQTSLPNPVPTSPQPTSPTVALSLTLLSPDSQHEETHRQGEIREEKHRDTPNDDSFSSGSKAETRGRGKGGGGKGKGTVKNNGGSKSGGAPLSSLTSHEAKNTVATPTGTVLFSDRPVKPQATPMSRRRAMVNREKRFTFVLAVVIGVFVICWFPFFFSYSLKAIFPETSLVPAPLFTFFFWIGYCNSCLNPVIYTIFNQDFRKAFKKILCRDTKGTFF, encoded by the coding sequence ATGGCTGCGGCCCCAAAAGTTACATGCCTGTCAGCGCCAGGGGTAAATGTGATTACCAACCTGAACCTCAGTGTCACCACCGGATCTGCCCCCTACTACAACCAGACAGCACTGCGAATCTCACCCTATTCCCCAGAGGCCACTGCCTTATTCGCAATGGCGATCACCCTCATGATGATCCTCACCATCGTCGGCAACATCTTGGTCATCATTGCAGTGCTGACCTCACGCTCACTCCATGGCCCACAGAACCTTTTCCTTGTCTCCCTGGCTGCAGCCGACATCCTAGTCGCTACCCTCATCATCCCCTTTTCACTGGCCAATGAGCTGCAGGGTTACTGGGCGTTCCGCTCACTGTGGTGTGAGATCTACCTGGCATTGGACGTCTTCTTCTGCACGTCCTCCATTGCCCACCTGTGTGCCATCTCATTGGACCGCTACCTGTCCATCTCCCGGCCCGTGTCCTATGGCATCCAACGGACACCAGCGCGCATCAAGGCGGCCATCGTGGTCGTCTGGCTTCTCTCGGCCgtcatctccttccctcctctcctctccctggataAGAGcaagggaggggtggaggtgtgtgAGCTGAACAACGAGCGTTGGTATATTCTCTACTCCACCATTGGATCGTTCTTCGCCCCGTGTCTCATCATGATCGGGGTCTACATCAGGATCTACCAGATTGCCAAGCAACACACAAGATGTCTGCCAGGGGAGAAACCCAACCCTAACAAAACCCCTGGCAACATGTCTAGCAACCCTCCAAGCAACACCACACATCCCTCACCGGGACCTGTCATCATCCCCCAACTCAAGCCTCTCAGCCAACCACAGAACCacaaaggggagggagggaaagcagACAGACAATCTACGGACGCCGTACCTCTGAAgagtctccctgtctcctccccctcgtcTCCTCCTCCCCAGAGTGAGACCCAGACCAAGAGTCAACCCCAGACGTCTTTACCAAATCCTGTCCCCACCTCACCCCAGCCTACCTCACCCACCgtagctctctccctcacactcctctctccagataGCCAGCATGAGGAGACCCACAGACAGGGTGAGATACGGGAGGAGAAACATAGAGACACCCCCAATGATGACAGCTTCAGCTCTGGCTCCAAGGCAGAGACGAggggaagaggaaagggagggggagggaaagggaaagggacaGTTAAGAATAATGGAGGATCAAAGTCTGGAGGagcacctctctcttctctgaccTCTCACGAGGCCAAAAATACTGTAGCCACCCCCACCGGTACAGTGCTGTTCTCTGATAGGCCGGTGAAGCCACAAGCCACTCCCATGTCTCGGCGCAGGGCCATGGTTAACCGAGAGAAGCGCTTCACGTTTGTCCTGGCCGTGGTGATCGGAGTGTTTGTCATCTGTTGGTTCCCTTTCTTCTTCTCCTACTCACTGAAGGCCATCTTTCCTGAGACCAGCTTGGTCCCTGCTCCCCTCTTCACGTTCTTCTTCTGGATCGGCTACTGCAACTCCTGTCTGAATCCCGTCATATACACCATCTTCAACCAGGACTTCAGGAAGGCCTTCAAGAAGATCCTCTGTAGGGACACCAAGGGGACGTTCTTCTAG
- the LOC124047917 gene encoding astacin-like metalloprotease toxin 5: MWFSLYPSPPISVKLQKTGFIRPDDRFKTRCFVLQEDRLAVKSLWPENEGVTSIPYKINGDLVDRKETMLAAFKMISDQTCILFHEYTNEINYIEFISGTGCASYVGFQGGAQPLYFGRACNVGNLCHELMHALGLHHEHTRPDRDQYITIQWDNVVSGKEDNFKVKKGDTQDLPYDYDSIMHYGTYYFSSNRNPTIDSKKSGVQIGQRNHLSPWT, encoded by the exons ATGTGGTTTTCTCTATACCCTAGTCCTCCCATCAGCGTGAAATTGCAAAAAacgggattcatcagaccagatgacagaTTTAAGACTAGGTGTTTTGTTCTACAGGAAGACCGATTAGCTGTGAAGTCCCTTTGGCCGGAGAATGAAGGCGTCACTTCTATCCCCTACAAGATCAACGGTGATCTGG TGGACAGAAAGGAAACTATGCTAGCAGCGTTCAAGATGATTTCAGACCAGACGTGTATCCTCTTCCACGAATACACCAATGAGATTAACTACATAGAGTTCATCTCTGGGACAGG CTGTGCGTCGTATGTAGGTTTTCAGGGCGGGGCCCAGCCTCTGTACTTCGGTAGAGCCTGTAACGTGGGGAACCTGTGTCATGAGCTGATGCATGCCCTGGGCCTGCACCACGAGCACACACGGCCAGACCGTGACCAATACATCACCATACAGTGGGACAACGTGGTCTCAG GAAAAGAAGATAACTTTAAGGTGAAGAAAGGAGACACTCAGGATCTGCCCTATGACTACGACTCCATAATGCACTACGGAAC TTATTACTTCTCATCAAACCGGAACCCCACTATTGACTCCAAGAAGAGTGGAGTCCAGATTGGACAGAGAAATCACCTGAGCCCCTGGACATAG